The following are encoded in a window of Mycolicibacterium tusciae JS617 genomic DNA:
- the ngg gene encoding N-acetylglutaminylglutamine synthetase has protein sequence MTAINPDSTEAITLGLHDASPQHLVDAMADDVAIEMGWGRLIFGQTFADPAELAEVLRQEGHGRRDICMYAREPHVLVAMAPAELFIDPSHTYRLRFTDEDEPPPAPTGFTVRSLERREEAEEINRVYVRCGMVPAPVEVLWDNSKDRDALDYLVAVRVDDGSLVGTVTGVDHTRLFDDPENGSSLWTLAVDPTTSLPGVGAALTRALAALYRRRGRSYMDLSVAHDNEAAIGLYEKLGFERVPVMAVKRKNAINEPLFTHPPETVDDLNPYARIIADEAMRRGIWVEILDAGAGEMRLSHGGRSVITRESLSEYTSAVAMARCDDKRLTRRLVSEAGIQVPKGRLATFDEHDHAFLEEVGDVVVKPTRGEQGKGITVGISGGEELDAALARAREEHPAVLIEQRAPGDDLRLVVIDGKVVAAALRKPAEITGTGHHTIRELIDAQSRRRAAATGGESRIPIDDVTIATVAEAGFTFDDVLPEGQILRVRRTANLHQGGTIHDVTAKVHPHLSEVAVTAADAIGIPVTGIDLLVPDVTAPEYVFIEANERPGLANHEPQPTAKAFVDFLFPGSPALPQAWTPSEAPVSDHAG, from the coding sequence ATGACAGCAATCAATCCCGACAGCACCGAAGCGATCACCCTGGGCCTGCACGACGCGTCACCCCAGCACCTTGTCGACGCCATGGCCGACGACGTGGCCATTGAAATGGGCTGGGGTCGACTGATATTCGGGCAGACGTTCGCGGACCCGGCCGAGCTCGCCGAGGTGTTGCGGCAGGAAGGGCATGGTCGTCGCGACATCTGCATGTACGCCCGCGAGCCGCACGTCCTCGTCGCGATGGCGCCTGCCGAGTTGTTCATCGATCCCAGCCACACCTACCGGCTGAGGTTCACCGACGAAGACGAACCACCCCCGGCTCCCACCGGATTCACCGTCCGCTCGCTGGAACGGCGCGAAGAAGCCGAGGAGATCAACCGCGTCTATGTGCGCTGCGGCATGGTTCCCGCCCCCGTCGAGGTGTTGTGGGACAACAGCAAAGACCGTGATGCGCTCGACTATCTGGTGGCGGTCCGCGTCGACGACGGGTCGCTGGTCGGCACCGTCACCGGCGTCGACCACACACGCTTGTTCGACGATCCGGAGAACGGCTCGAGCCTGTGGACGCTTGCCGTCGACCCGACCACCAGCCTGCCGGGTGTCGGGGCCGCGCTGACCCGTGCGCTGGCCGCGTTGTACCGCAGGCGGGGTCGGTCCTACATGGATTTGTCGGTGGCTCACGACAACGAAGCCGCTATCGGGCTGTACGAGAAGCTGGGCTTCGAACGCGTGCCGGTCATGGCCGTCAAGCGCAAGAACGCCATCAACGAACCGCTGTTCACCCATCCGCCGGAGACCGTCGACGATCTGAATCCGTACGCGCGGATCATCGCCGACGAAGCGATGCGTCGCGGGATCTGGGTCGAGATTCTCGACGCGGGAGCCGGCGAGATGCGGCTGTCACACGGCGGCCGCAGCGTCATCACCCGGGAGTCGTTGTCGGAGTACACCTCCGCGGTGGCGATGGCACGGTGTGACGACAAGAGGCTGACCCGCCGTCTGGTGTCGGAGGCCGGAATCCAGGTTCCGAAGGGACGTCTGGCCACCTTCGACGAGCACGACCATGCGTTCCTCGAGGAGGTCGGCGACGTCGTCGTCAAACCCACTCGCGGGGAACAGGGCAAGGGCATCACCGTCGGCATCAGCGGAGGCGAAGAGTTGGACGCGGCGCTGGCGCGGGCCCGCGAAGAGCACCCCGCAGTGTTGATCGAGCAGCGCGCGCCCGGCGATGATCTGCGCCTGGTGGTGATCGACGGCAAGGTGGTGGCCGCTGCGCTACGCAAGCCCGCCGAGATCACCGGTACCGGCCACCACACGATCCGCGAACTCATCGACGCGCAGAGCCGGCGCCGCGCCGCCGCAACCGGCGGCGAATCCCGCATACCCATAGACGACGTCACCATTGCGACTGTCGCCGAGGCCGGGTTCACGTTCGACGACGTCCTGCCCGAGGGGCAGATCCTTCGCGTGCGTCGAACAGCGAACCTCCACCAGGGCGGCACGATTCACGATGTGACGGCCAAGGTGCATCCACATCTGAGCGAGGTCGCGGTGACGGCCGCCGACGCCATCGGGATCCCGGTGACTGGTATCGACCTGTTGGTTCCCGACGTCACCGCGCCGGAGTACGTGTTCATCGAAGCCAACGAGCGTCCCGGGTTGGCCAACCACGAGCCCCAGCCCACCGCAAAGGCTTTCGTCGACTTCCTGTTCCCGGGCAGTCCCGCGCTGCCGCAGGCCTGGACGCCTTCCGAGGCGCCAGTGAGCGACCACGCCGGCTAG
- a CDS encoding sulfotransferase family protein, with protein sequence MSAERFQPDLLVEQACEQAGSDDFGDDNSWREGLALLCDGLVTEARLNDLGVEIAVPDLVRPMVSRLQITKWRKENPDVATQPISRPIFIVGQPRTGTTILFDLLAQDPELRPPLTWEVDNPYPLPRPQTYDTDPRIAESQASIEMSEQIVPGLLAFHPMGALLGQECVRITAGQFASMIFSVQYRLPTYYRWLLYEADYQPAYRYHRKFLQHLQSGVPGQWLLKSPAHLWQLDALLAEYPDALIVQTHRDPLNVISSISALTHHLRRLASDDSSISDCAGQSCEEIVVGLERGMTLRDSPALAGKEIVDVQFADFIRDPFATIRTLYAELGRELSPVAETNMRAHLAAHPGDGGGGRYTWTDTGLDAGQVREQVREYQQRFGVPDEPLK encoded by the coding sequence TTGAGCGCCGAGCGTTTCCAGCCCGACCTGCTCGTCGAGCAGGCCTGCGAACAAGCTGGCAGCGACGACTTCGGCGACGACAACAGCTGGCGCGAAGGGCTGGCCCTGCTGTGTGACGGGCTGGTCACCGAGGCGCGGCTGAACGATCTGGGCGTCGAGATCGCGGTACCCGACCTCGTCCGCCCCATGGTCAGCAGGTTGCAGATCACCAAGTGGCGCAAGGAGAATCCCGACGTCGCCACGCAACCGATCAGCCGGCCGATCTTCATCGTCGGGCAACCACGCACCGGCACCACGATCCTGTTCGACCTCCTCGCCCAGGACCCCGAGCTACGGCCCCCGCTGACGTGGGAGGTGGACAACCCGTACCCGCTGCCGCGGCCGCAGACATACGACACCGATCCGCGCATCGCCGAATCCCAGGCGAGCATCGAGATGTCCGAGCAGATCGTTCCCGGATTACTCGCGTTTCATCCGATGGGCGCGCTGCTCGGCCAGGAGTGTGTGCGGATCACCGCGGGACAGTTCGCCAGCATGATCTTCTCGGTGCAGTACCGGCTGCCTACCTATTACCGCTGGCTGCTGTACGAGGCCGACTATCAACCGGCTTATCGCTATCACCGAAAGTTCCTGCAGCACTTGCAGTCCGGAGTGCCAGGCCAGTGGCTGTTGAAATCGCCCGCGCATCTTTGGCAACTCGATGCACTGCTCGCGGAATATCCCGACGCCCTCATCGTGCAAACCCACCGCGACCCGCTCAACGTGATCTCGTCGATCAGCGCACTGACACACCACCTGCGCAGGCTCGCGTCCGACGACAGTTCGATCTCTGACTGCGCCGGACAATCCTGTGAGGAGATCGTGGTCGGTCTCGAACGCGGCATGACGTTGCGCGATTCACCGGCGCTGGCCGGAAAGGAGATCGTCGATGTGCAGTTCGCCGACTTCATCCGCGATCCGTTCGCGACCATCCGCACGCTGTACGCCGAACTGGGACGTGAGCTATCGCCCGTCGCCGAGACGAACATGCGTGCACACTTGGCCGCCCACCCTGGAGATGGTGGCGGCGGCCGCTATACATGGACCGACACGGGTTTGGACGCGGGTCAGGTGCGTGAGCAGGTGCGCGAATATCAGCAGCGGTTCGGGGTGCCCGACGAACCGCTCAAATGA
- a CDS encoding alpha/beta hydrolase: protein MPPTTVTVDGVGVSVDVAGPEKGSVVVVLGAAHHAPAAYEAVCQRLHTASLRTVVIAPDPRLTAKAVIGVLDALDVKWALLVGDRVGGELAWELAATRLDRFIGLVVIDRGHPRVPDPTGAVRDDRCPPVEMNTTALVSTAAARAVAKASQRYVYGDYRLVDLLGRRNAQESTAQIAAEIVMRTSTW from the coding sequence ATGCCGCCCACCACCGTCACCGTCGATGGCGTTGGCGTGTCCGTTGACGTCGCCGGTCCCGAAAAGGGCTCCGTCGTCGTGGTGCTTGGCGCCGCACATCATGCACCTGCCGCATATGAGGCTGTGTGTCAGCGGCTGCACACCGCCTCGCTGCGGACCGTGGTCATCGCGCCGGACCCACGGTTGACGGCCAAGGCGGTGATCGGAGTCCTCGATGCGCTCGACGTGAAGTGGGCGTTGCTGGTCGGTGACCGCGTCGGCGGCGAACTGGCGTGGGAGCTGGCCGCCACGCGGCTGGACCGCTTCATCGGGCTGGTCGTCATCGACCGCGGCCACCCGCGCGTCCCCGACCCCACCGGGGCGGTCCGCGACGACCGTTGTCCGCCCGTGGAAATGAACACCACCGCGTTGGTCAGTACGGCCGCGGCACGCGCCGTCGCCAAGGCCAGTCAGCGCTACGTGTACGGCGACTACCGGCTGGTCGATCTGCTGGGCCGACGAAACGCCCAGGAATCCACGGCGCAAATCGCGGCCGAAATCGTGATGCGCACCAGCACCTGGTAG
- a CDS encoding penicillin-binding transpeptidase domain-containing protein, translating to MVAVLSMTFGALGTACTPKPNGPEPTAEEFFAALVAGDTGAAAELSDRPADARQALNDAWAGLQATHLDAVILSSKYAEDTGSVAYRYTWHLPKDRTWTYDGQLNMVRNEGQWAVRWSATGVHPKLGENQTLALRADPPRRASVNERGGTDVLVPGYLYNFSLDAQAAAGSLMTTSRAVVDALRPFDNTLDPQRLAEQASSSKQPMYLITLRQSDHDRVAGAIGALPGVVITPQAELLPTDEKFAPAIINEVKKAVVDELDGQAGWRVVSVNQNDVDVDVLNEVPGEPAPSVTISLDRAVQSAAQDAVNTTGKQAMIVAIKPSTGEILAVAQNSSADAQGPLATTGLYPPGSTFKMVTAGAAIERDMATPNTLLPCPGTMDIGHRTVPNYGGFDLGTVPMSRAFASSCNTTFAELASRMPPRGLTQAAAKYGIGTDYVIEGLSTVTGSVPPTVNLAELTEDGFGQGKVVVSPFGMALAAATVAAGKTPVPQLIEGRQTTVTGDQTPIGPKILDGLRPMMRLVVTNGTAKDLQGAGDVRGKTGEAEFAGGSHSWFAGYRGDMAFAALIVGGGSSEYAVRMLKGMFDSLPPSYLA from the coding sequence CGACAGCTGAGGAATTCTTCGCCGCCCTCGTCGCCGGCGACACCGGTGCCGCCGCTGAGTTGAGTGACCGGCCCGCAGATGCGCGTCAGGCACTCAACGACGCGTGGGCGGGGCTGCAGGCCACCCATCTCGACGCTGTGATCCTGAGCTCGAAGTACGCCGAGGACACCGGCAGCGTCGCCTACCGCTACACCTGGCATCTGCCCAAGGACCGCACCTGGACCTACGACGGACAACTGAACATGGTCCGCAACGAGGGCCAGTGGGCAGTGCGCTGGAGCGCCACCGGGGTGCACCCCAAGCTCGGTGAGAACCAGACGCTGGCACTGCGCGCCGACCCGCCAAGGCGGGCCTCGGTCAACGAACGTGGCGGCACCGACGTCCTGGTGCCCGGTTACCTCTACAACTTCTCGCTCGACGCCCAGGCCGCGGCCGGCTCGCTGATGACGACCTCGCGCGCCGTGGTCGACGCGTTGCGGCCGTTCGACAACACGCTGGACCCGCAGCGCCTCGCCGAGCAGGCCAGTTCGTCGAAGCAGCCGATGTACCTGATCACGCTTCGTCAGTCCGACCACGACCGGGTGGCCGGTGCGATCGGAGCGCTGCCGGGTGTGGTGATCACGCCGCAGGCCGAATTGCTGCCGACCGACGAAAAATTCGCACCGGCCATCATCAACGAGGTCAAGAAGGCGGTGGTCGACGAACTTGACGGCCAAGCGGGATGGCGTGTGGTCAGCGTCAACCAGAACGACGTCGACGTCGACGTGCTCAACGAGGTGCCGGGCGAGCCGGCGCCCTCGGTGACGATCAGCCTGGATCGGGCCGTCCAGAGCGCCGCCCAGGATGCCGTCAACACCACTGGCAAGCAGGCGATGATCGTGGCGATCAAGCCGTCGACCGGCGAGATCCTCGCCGTCGCGCAGAACTCCTCGGCCGACGCGCAGGGGCCACTCGCCACCACCGGCCTCTACCCGCCGGGGTCGACGTTCAAGATGGTCACGGCAGGAGCGGCCATCGAACGTGACATGGCCACCCCGAACACGCTGCTGCCCTGCCCCGGCACCATGGACATCGGCCATCGCACGGTGCCCAACTACGGCGGCTTCGACCTCGGCACCGTGCCGATGTCGCGGGCCTTCGCTAGTTCATGCAACACCACCTTCGCCGAACTGGCGAGTCGGATGCCGCCGCGCGGGTTGACGCAGGCGGCCGCCAAGTACGGCATCGGGACGGACTACGTGATCGAGGGCTTGTCCACGGTGACCGGCTCGGTGCCACCGACGGTGAACCTGGCCGAACTCACTGAGGACGGCTTCGGGCAGGGCAAGGTGGTGGTCAGCCCGTTTGGGATGGCGCTGGCCGCAGCAACCGTTGCCGCCGGGAAAACGCCTGTGCCGCAACTGATCGAAGGTCGACAGACGACAGTCACCGGCGACCAGACGCCGATCGGTCCCAAGATTCTCGACGGCCTGCGGCCGATGATGCGTTTGGTTGTCACCAACGGCACCGCCAAGGATCTCCAGGGAGCGGGCGACGTGCGGGGTAAGACCGGTGAGGCGGAGTTCGCGGGCGGCTCGCATTCGTGGTTCGCCGGCTACCGCGGCGATATGGCGTTCGCCGCCTTGATCGTCGGGGGCGGGTCCTCGGAGTACGCGGTACGAATGCTCAAGGGCATGTTCGACTCGCTGCCGCCGAGCTACCTGGCGTGA
- the map gene encoding type I methionyl aminopeptidase gives MDVRTALRPGVVSPTLPVPRSIARPEYVGKATAREGSEPWVQTPDVIEKMRVAGRIAAAALAEAGKAVAPGVTTDELDRIAHEYMIDNGAYPSTLGYKGYPKSCCTSLNEIICHGIPDSTVVEDGDIVNIDVTAFIDGVHGDTNATFLAGNVSEEHRLLVERTHEATMRAIKAVKPGRALSVVGRVIESYANRFGYNVVRDFTGHGIGTTFHNGLVVLHYDQPAVQTVLEPGMTFTIEPMINLGALDYEIWDDDWTVATKDKKWTAQFEHTLVVTDDGAEILTLAP, from the coding sequence ATGGACGTTCGTACCGCTCTTCGTCCCGGCGTGGTGTCACCGACGCTGCCGGTGCCCCGCTCGATCGCGCGCCCCGAATACGTGGGCAAGGCGACCGCGCGGGAGGGCAGCGAGCCGTGGGTGCAGACCCCGGACGTGATCGAAAAGATGCGCGTCGCAGGACGTATCGCGGCAGCGGCGCTGGCCGAGGCGGGTAAGGCTGTCGCGCCGGGCGTCACCACTGACGAACTGGACCGCATCGCGCACGAGTACATGATCGACAACGGCGCCTATCCGTCGACGCTCGGCTACAAGGGCTATCCGAAGTCCTGCTGCACCTCGCTGAACGAGATCATCTGCCACGGCATCCCCGACTCGACGGTGGTCGAGGACGGCGACATCGTCAACATCGACGTCACCGCATTCATCGACGGCGTGCACGGCGACACCAACGCGACCTTCCTGGCGGGCAACGTGTCCGAGGAACACCGGCTTCTCGTCGAACGCACCCACGAGGCGACGATGCGCGCGATCAAGGCCGTCAAGCCCGGGCGCGCCCTTTCGGTCGTCGGCCGTGTCATCGAATCGTATGCAAACCGGTTCGGCTACAACGTGGTTCGCGATTTCACCGGCCATGGCATCGGCACCACATTCCACAACGGGCTGGTGGTGCTGCACTACGACCAGCCCGCCGTGCAGACCGTGCTGGAGCCCGGCATGACGTTCACGATCGAGCCGATGATCAACCTCGGCGCGCTGGATTACGAGATCTGGGACGACGACTGGACGGTTGCCACCAAGGACAAGAAGTGGACCGCGCAGTTCGAGCACACGCTGGTGGTCACCGACGACGGCGCCGAAATCCTGACCCTGGCGCCATAG
- a CDS encoding TetR family transcriptional regulator, producing the protein MDVVSPEKSRESLTVRRQRATRARIATAAAQRVCENGLAGVTIEQIAAAAEVGRATFFRYFSSKEDAVAEGMTTHWLDAITAVIAKQPPQLSAGEAVVAGFGDLGDGFEAVSDQVRDLATLTRSSPVLSAWTLQIYLRYEAVIADLVAPRIGDLSADDPRPRLIGAMAMASVRIALDDWLVHGGSLPDRVRSALSSLHVE; encoded by the coding sequence ATGGACGTCGTCTCACCAGAGAAATCGCGGGAAAGCCTCACCGTCCGCAGGCAGCGGGCCACCCGCGCCCGAATCGCCACGGCGGCCGCCCAGCGGGTCTGTGAGAACGGCCTTGCAGGCGTGACGATCGAACAGATTGCGGCGGCGGCGGAGGTCGGACGCGCGACGTTTTTCCGGTACTTCAGCTCAAAGGAGGATGCCGTCGCCGAAGGGATGACGACGCACTGGCTGGATGCGATCACCGCGGTCATCGCCAAGCAACCGCCCCAGTTGTCGGCGGGCGAGGCTGTGGTCGCGGGTTTCGGCGACCTGGGCGACGGGTTCGAGGCGGTCAGCGATCAGGTGCGCGACCTGGCGACACTGACCCGGTCGTCGCCCGTGCTCAGCGCCTGGACACTGCAGATCTACCTGCGCTACGAGGCCGTGATCGCGGACCTGGTGGCGCCGCGTATCGGCGATCTGTCGGCCGACGACCCGCGTCCGCGGCTCATCGGAGCGATGGCCATGGCGTCGGTGAGGATCGCGCTGGACGATTGGCTCGTGCACGGCGGATCGCTGCCCGACCGGGTGCGGTCGGCCCTGTCGTCACTGCACGTCGAGTAG
- a CDS encoding DUF1707 SHOCT-like domain-containing protein — MTGLDDHAAMRVSDADRNGTLRRLHNAVALGLIDIDEFEERSALVSTARMHSDLDTLVGDLPGPGAIVTNAADRVELRGVLGSLKRQGEWTVPTRLALHRRMGSVDLDLTKARFAGPMVVVELDLKFGGLDLRLPDGASASIDDVEVVVGSARDHRKDAPAEGTPHVILTGKVVCGSVDIRGPRKGLHFGRII, encoded by the coding sequence ATGACAGGGCTCGATGATCATGCCGCGATGCGCGTCTCCGATGCGGACCGCAACGGGACGCTGCGCCGGCTGCACAACGCGGTGGCCCTCGGGCTGATCGACATCGACGAGTTCGAGGAGCGTTCGGCGCTGGTATCCACTGCCCGGATGCATTCCGACCTCGACACCCTCGTCGGTGATCTGCCCGGGCCCGGCGCGATCGTCACGAACGCCGCCGATCGGGTCGAACTGCGCGGTGTGCTCGGCTCGCTCAAGCGTCAGGGGGAGTGGACCGTGCCGACGCGGCTGGCGCTGCACCGGCGCATGGGCTCGGTCGACCTCGACCTCACCAAGGCGCGCTTCGCGGGCCCGATGGTTGTGGTGGAACTCGATTTAAAATTCGGTGGTCTCGACCTCCGGCTACCCGACGGCGCCAGCGCGTCGATCGACGACGTCGAGGTGGTCGTCGGCAGCGCCCGCGATCACCGTAAGGACGCGCCCGCCGAGGGCACACCGCATGTGATCCTGACCGGCAAGGTGGTGTGCGGTTCGGTTGATATCCGCGGTCCGCGCAAGGGTTTGCATTTCGGGCGGATCATTTGA
- a CDS encoding cobyric acid synthase — MTSGALLVAGTTSDAGKSMVVAGLCRLLGRKGIRVAPFKAQNMSNNSAVTVEGGEIGRAQAMQARAAGLAPSVRFNPVLLKPGSDRTSQLVVRGSVVGTVGAKDYFTHRERLSAVVADELRALRNEFDAVIVEGAGSPAEINLRATDIANMGLARAADLPVVIVGDIDRGGLLAHLYGTVAVLEPEDQRLICGFLVNKFRGDPTLLAPGLTQLRDLTGRPTYGVIPYSDGLWLDAEDSVSVLAHRVVGDPQTPRGQQWLRVAAIRLPRISNSTDVEALACEPGVLVRWAGDPAELADADVIVIPGSKATIADLAWLRERGLADAVVAHARLGKPVLGVCGGFQMLCSRIDDTVESAAGRVDGLALLDADIEFAPEKTLQHHGQHHPEAPLHGYEIHHGRLSRSTEDNWLGVGIRSGAVYGTHWHGLLDNDDVRRRWLTAAAAAAGRDGFVVADDVDVRARRDAQLDVMADLITSHVDVAAVLALLEHGPPGLPTIATRLTP, encoded by the coding sequence GTGACCTCCGGGGCGCTGCTGGTCGCCGGCACCACGTCCGATGCCGGTAAGTCCATGGTCGTCGCCGGATTGTGCCGGCTGCTGGGGCGCAAGGGCATTCGCGTCGCGCCGTTCAAGGCGCAGAACATGTCCAACAACTCAGCGGTCACCGTCGAAGGTGGTGAGATCGGTCGCGCCCAGGCGATGCAGGCCCGCGCCGCCGGGTTGGCGCCGAGCGTTCGCTTCAACCCGGTGCTGCTCAAGCCGGGCAGCGACCGCACCTCGCAACTGGTGGTCCGCGGCAGCGTGGTCGGCACCGTCGGCGCCAAGGATTACTTCACCCACCGTGAGCGGCTCTCCGCCGTGGTCGCCGACGAATTGCGTGCTCTGAGAAACGAATTCGACGCTGTCATCGTGGAAGGTGCGGGCTCACCCGCCGAGATCAATCTGCGCGCGACCGATATCGCCAACATGGGGCTGGCCCGTGCCGCTGATCTGCCAGTCGTCATCGTCGGCGACATCGACCGCGGCGGGCTGCTGGCGCACCTTTACGGCACGGTCGCGGTGCTCGAACCCGAGGACCAGCGGCTCATCTGCGGGTTCCTGGTCAACAAGTTCCGCGGCGACCCCACGCTGTTGGCCCCAGGACTGACGCAGCTGCGGGATCTGACCGGTCGGCCGACCTACGGCGTGATCCCGTACAGCGACGGGCTGTGGCTCGACGCCGAGGATTCCGTCTCCGTGCTCGCGCATCGTGTTGTCGGCGACCCGCAGACCCCACGCGGGCAGCAGTGGTTGCGGGTGGCGGCGATCCGGCTGCCGCGCATCTCCAACTCGACCGACGTCGAGGCGCTGGCCTGCGAGCCCGGCGTACTGGTGCGCTGGGCCGGCGACCCGGCCGAACTGGCCGATGCCGACGTCATCGTGATCCCCGGCAGCAAGGCCACCATTGCCGACCTGGCCTGGTTGCGGGAACGTGGACTGGCCGACGCCGTCGTGGCGCACGCTCGCCTCGGCAAACCGGTGCTGGGTGTCTGTGGCGGATTCCAGATGCTCTGCAGCCGCATCGACGACACGGTGGAATCAGCGGCCGGACGCGTCGACGGACTTGCGTTGCTCGACGCCGACATCGAGTTCGCTCCGGAGAAGACCTTGCAGCACCACGGGCAGCACCACCCCGAAGCCCCGTTGCACGGCTACGAGATTCACCACGGGCGCCTCAGCCGGTCGACCGAGGACAACTGGCTCGGCGTCGGAATTCGCAGCGGTGCGGTCTACGGCACCCACTGGCACGGTCTGCTCGACAACGACGACGTGAGGCGACGTTGGCTCACCGCAGCGGCGGCGGCAGCGGGCCGAGACGGGTTCGTGGTCGCCGATGACGTCGATGTCCGCGCGCGCCGAGACGCCCAACTCGACGTGATGGCCGACCTGATCACCAGCCATGTGGACGTCGCCGCCGTGCTCGCGCTGCTGGAGCATGGGCCACCGGGACTGCCAACGATCGCCACTAGGCTGACACCATGA
- a CDS encoding DUF1214 domain-containing protein, with the protein MDTKGNQAAPKTLEAWRLVQQMLADLTASVIEDAIDERELIEGLQVVAKITGLCSELSVQADPERPAFFDMCSDTRMIGGPNPDGRYLLAMIRGDRAYRVTGTRGTTAYLGFQVLAGTGLTPRRMAGYLSDTELDLDSGAFEVMFSPSEPSAADLGSAQWVRIPEDASSIVVREYVGDFAAEQPATMRIDSVDPDELRPITDEVAAQQFTAMAWTIVKLATMHRTIKPELLTQPNELVTAAAAELGAADTTPDNLYMIGTFGLESDESLVLEFQPPDTRYWNVTLESIWHECLEPRHRHSSVTNKAAAADADGIVRISIGAKDFGHGHWLDTGDRRRGFVILRWLDNPEPFEVRTSLRRGEKTP; encoded by the coding sequence ATGGACACCAAGGGCAACCAAGCCGCGCCGAAAACTCTGGAAGCATGGCGGCTGGTTCAGCAGATGCTGGCCGACCTCACCGCGTCAGTGATCGAGGACGCGATCGACGAGCGAGAGCTGATCGAAGGCCTCCAGGTCGTCGCGAAGATCACCGGGCTGTGCTCGGAGTTGTCCGTCCAGGCCGATCCTGAGCGGCCGGCTTTCTTCGACATGTGCTCGGACACCCGGATGATCGGCGGCCCGAACCCCGATGGCCGGTATCTGTTGGCGATGATCCGTGGCGATCGCGCCTATCGCGTCACCGGGACGCGCGGCACCACGGCCTATCTCGGGTTCCAGGTGCTCGCCGGCACGGGTCTGACACCGCGCCGCATGGCGGGCTATCTCAGCGACACCGAACTCGATCTCGACTCGGGTGCATTCGAGGTGATGTTCTCCCCCAGCGAGCCGTCAGCGGCAGATCTCGGGTCGGCGCAGTGGGTGCGCATCCCGGAAGACGCCTCGTCGATCGTCGTGCGCGAATACGTCGGCGACTTCGCCGCCGAACAGCCCGCGACCATGCGCATCGACTCCGTCGACCCCGATGAGCTACGACCGATCACCGATGAGGTTGCCGCACAACAGTTCACGGCGATGGCGTGGACCATCGTCAAGCTGGCCACGATGCACCGGACCATCAAACCCGAACTGCTCACGCAGCCCAACGAACTGGTCACCGCCGCGGCCGCCGAACTCGGCGCCGCCGACACCACCCCCGACAACCTGTACATGATCGGCACCTTCGGATTGGAGAGCGACGAGTCACTCGTCCTCGAATTCCAACCTCCCGACACCCGATACTGGAACGTCACCCTGGAGAGCATCTGGCACGAATGCCTCGAGCCCAGGCACCGGCACAGCTCGGTCACCAACAAGGCCGCCGCCGCAGACGCCGACGGCATCGTGCGGATCAGCATCGGCGCCAAGGACTTCGGGCACGGCCACTGGCTGGACACCGGCGACCGGCGCCGCGGCTTCGTCATCCTGCGATGGCTCGACAACCCCGAACCGTTCGAGGTGCGCACCAGCCTCCGTCGTGGCGAGAAGACACCTTGA